The Halobacillus ihumii genomic sequence CTAGGATCGTACACTGTAATCTGCCAGGAGGGGGGAACCTCTTTATGAATTTCTCCTTCCCCGCTTTCCTCATTATTCAATCGACCATAATAAAGAACTTCCTCCTCTATTTTCACCTCAAAGAAATACCAAACGAGCTGAGGTTCCTCTGGCATGATTATACTAGCTTCAAAGGAACTGCTCGGGTGCTTCTCACTCACTCGATCCATTTCGATTGTTTCTTCTCGATCTGTTTTATCGTAAATATAATGCAGGATCACATATGAAACAGGATGTCGGTGATTAATATCGATCGTTAACGTAACAGAAGAGCCATTTGGAGCTGCACCAAATGGTTCTCGGTACGTAAGGTCAAAACTATTATGATAAATATCCTGAGGCTTCACAATAGACGCTCCCTTCCCAGTTTTACCTTAATATTTTCACAGGCTGTATATTCCATATTTGTGATGCATATTTTTGTATGGTAAGGTCACTGGAAAACTTCCCGGAATAAGCAATGTTTTTTAAGCTCTTCACATTCCAGTCTCGTTTTTGATGATAGTCATAACCAATTCTCTGCTGAGCAGCTATATAACTAGCAAAATCTTTAAGAACAAAATATTCATCATTGTGCGTGAGCAGCGAATCATAAAGATCCTGAAATTCTGTTTCACCTCCTGAAAATGGACTATAGCTTACAAGTTGATCTATTGTCCTGCGAACACGTTCATCGGTCTCATACACTTCTCTGGAAGAATAACCATCACGGTGTGCATAATGAAGCACCTCTTCTGAACTAAGTCCAAACGTATAAATCGCGTTATCTCCAACTAATTCATGAATCTCAACATTGGCTCCATCCATTGTGCCCAGTGTCAAAGCCCCGTTCATCATTAGTTTCATATTTCCTGTCCCGGATGCCTCTTTACTCGCCGTTGAAATTTGTTCACTAACATCCGTCGCCGGGATAATTCGTTCAGCCAGAGACACTGAATAATTTGGCAGAAAGACTACTTTCATTAGCCCTTGTACGTCCGGATCATTGTTCACCACATCTGCAATCGTCGTAATGAGTTTGATTACCTTCTTAGCAAAGTGATAGCTAGGAGCTGCTTTTGCAGCAAAAATAAAGGTTCGAGGTGTCATCTCAAAGGATGGATTTGATTTCAATTCATGATAAAGGTACATAATGTGAAGGGCATTTAGCAGTTGGCGTTTATAGCCATGGAGCCGTTTGATATGAACATCAAACAGAGACTGCGGGTCGACGGTAATATCGGTAACATCCTTAATAAATGCAGCCAGCTTGTTTTTATTTTGCTGTTTAACCTTTCCTAATTGATCTAAAAAAGCTGTGTCCTCTTTCTTTGCAAGTAAATCCAATAACCGTTCGGGTTGAGCAACCCAACGGTTTCCAATCGCTTCCGTAATATGGTCCGCCAGCGATTGATTAGCGTGCATAAGCCAGCGCCGGTGAGTAATACCGTTTGTTTTATTATTAAATCGCTCAGGAAAAACATCATAGAACTTCTTCATTTCTCGCTTTTTTAAAATTTCCGTGTGCAGTTTTGCAACTCCGTTCACACTGTGGCTCCCCACGATCGCCAGGTGAGCCATCTTTACCTGACCGTCAGCAATGATTGCAAGCTGTGCAATTCTTTCAAAGTCACCCGGGTCCTGCGTCCAAACTTTTTGGCAAAATCGCTCGTTAATTTCTTCAATAATCATATAGAGCCTTGGAAACAGCTCGCGTACTAAGTCAATCGGCCACGTCTCCAGCGCTTCACGTAGTGTAGTATGGTTCGTATAAGACACGGACGATTGTGTGATCTCCCACGCGTCCTCCCAAGTCAATCCTTTTTCATCAATGAGAACGCGCATCAATTCAGGAATAACGAGAACAGGATGAGTATCATTAATATGAAGAGCGGTTTTTTCCGGAAAAGAAGAAAGCGGAAGCCCTAAACGCTCAAATGAACGAAGCACACTTTGCACACCAGCTGAAACGAGGAAGTACTCCTGCTTCAATCGCAGCCTCTTACCCTCTTCATGGGAATCGTCGGGATAGAGAAAATCAGAAATTTCCTCTAAAGATCGCTTTTGTGTAAGAAAGTTACCAAATTTAGTTTGCTTAGAAGCTTGGGCTAGTGTGTCCTCATGTGTCGCCTCAGCTGACCATAACCGTAGTGTATGAACGGTCTCATTCTGATAGCCGATGACAGGCACGTCATATGGAACAGCTCTCACTTGCTCATAGTCTTTGTGCTCAAAAGTCAAAAGACCTTCAGAAGTTATATCTGTATCTACATAACCGCCAAATCGAACTTCAACAGCTTCTTCGGGACGGCGCACTTCCCAGATATACGAATCAGTAAGCCATGGATCTGGCAGTTCAACTTGATAGCCATCGATCAATTTTTGATCAAACATACCATATTTGTACCGGATTCCATACCCATGACCAGGCAGCCCCATAGATGCTAAGGAGTCCAAAAAGCAAGCGGCTAACCTGCCGAGTCCGCCGTTGCCGAGTCCTGCATCATTTTCTTCCTCTTCAAGATCCGCCAGGGAAAAGCCTAAATCCGTCAAACCTTCCCTTACTAGTGACAGCACCTGTAAATTCAACAAATTGTTGCTTAACAGACGCCCCATTAAAAATTCCATCGAAAAGTAATAGACTTGCTTAGGTTGTTTTTTCTCATATTGCTGCTTCGTCTGCAGCCAATATTTATTGATATGATCTTTAACTAACGCACCGAGGGATCGATACGCATCTTGTTCTGTCGCTGTTTTTACTTCTTTCCCGAGTGTAGTTCTCAGCTTTTCAGAAAAGGCCTGTATGAATTCCTCTTTGCTGTTAAACATACCGTCTCCTCCATTCATTCGTTCACTGCTTTTGAAGCGTCGATTGGTAGACCTCACCATATCGACGCGCAGAATACTTCCACGGGAATTGAGTTTTCACCATATTTTTTACAAGCTTTTTCCACACATCTTCTTCGTGGTAAAGCTCAAGCGCACGGCGGATCGTAAACAACATGTCGTGAGCATTATAATTTGCAAAGGTGAACCCATTCCCCTCCTCTGTTTGTTCATTAAACGGCTTGACTGTGTCTTTGAGCCCGCCTGTTTCCCTGACGATAGGTACAGCTAAATAGCGCAATGCGATCAACTGGCCAATCCCGCACGGCTCAAAACGGGAAGGCATAAGGAACATATCACTCGCTGCATACACCTGCCTGGATAGCGATTCACTAAACATAATATTCGCGGATACCTTCTCTGGATACTTTACCTGGGCCCACTCAAACATTTTCTCGTAATCGTATTCACCTGTACCTAGAAGCACCAACTGAATATCCTCGTGATATAAAAGCTCGTCCATAACTCTGGCAATAAGGTCAAATCCCTTTTGCTCAACAAGCCTGGAAACAATCCCAATCATAGGAACATCTCTCCGCACAGGCAACTGCAGCTTTTCTTGTAACCACATTTTATTTTGAACTTTTTTCGATAATGAACTTCGAAATGGGAATGCCAGAGATTCATCACTTAGTGGATTGTAATCTTTTGTATTAATCCCATTTACAATCCCGGCTAACCACTCCGATTGTTTTCTAAGTACTCCGTCTAAGTTTTCCCCATAATAAGGGGTTTGAATCTCTTTTGCATAAGTTTCACTTACTGTTGTGATCGCATCCGCATAATTTAAGGCGCCCTTCATAAAATTGATATCTCCGAAAAACTCTAACCGATCCTCTGTCATCATCTTTTCGTCCAAATCCATCAGGTCGTGCAGGACTGAATCGGCAAAGACCCCCTGATACTTCAAATTATGAATCGTAAACAATGTTTTCATACCATTTAATTTTTCATCATTTTGATAGTGAGTATGCAGGAATACAGGTATTAGGCCAGTCTGCCAATCGTGACAATGCAGAATATCAGGACTCCAGTCAAGTGCTCGTACCATCTCAAGTACTGCCTTATTAAAAAATACAAATCGTTCCGCTTCATCCTCATACCCATATAAATTGGAGCGTTTAAAATAATACTCATTATCGATAAAATAGACAGGGATTCCGTCATACTCCAGATACTCCACTCCCGCATACTGGTTCCTCCAGCCAATCTGTATATTCAGTTTATGTAACAATGTCAGCTGACTCTTCCACTCCTCCTCCATTTCTTCATACTTAGGCAGCACAACCCGAACTTGATGTCCCTGCTCCACTAGCGCTTGAGGTAAAGACCCAAGCACGTCTGCCAGACCACCCGTTTTAATAAAAGGCGTACACTCTGATCCAACCATTAATACGTTCATCTATGACCCACTCCTCAGCTTTCGTTATTATGTAAAAGGGAACTGCCGGAATCGTAGCTTCAGACAGTTCCCTTCTGGAAATCTACATGGTTTTACGTTTCGCTAACACAAAGGGTTTTTCTGGTGCACCAATTAACGTACGTCCTTGCGATATTTTACAATCCTTATCCAAAATGACATTTTCAAGCACTGCTCCACTGCCAATTTCGCAGCGCTGCATGATGATCGAATTTTTTACAACAGCCCCTTCTCCTATCTTGACTCCACGAAATAGAATACTGTCTTCTACCTCGCCATCCACTGTACATCCATTCGCCACAAGCGTATTTGTGACGTTTGAATTCGGGGAATACTTCGATGGTGCTTCGTTTTTTACTTTTGTAAAAATAGGGGATTCTTCTTTGAATAGTTCATTATGCTGGGCGTCATTAAGCAGGTTCGCACTATGGCGATAGTAACTTTCCACTGAATTTATCAGGGCATGGACACCTTTATACTCATAGGCATGAATGTGAATATCCGGAAGCCTACCTTTGATTCCATCCAGAAAAAAGTGTGAGCTTCCATGAGCAATCCCCTCTTCTATCAATTCGTGCAGAAAGTTTTTATCAATAACATACATATCCATATACACATTAGAACTCTGTTTGTCATTATGAATTGCTGTAACTCTTTGATTCCCATCAAGACTGAGTTTATGAGCCAGGTTATGTTCTGGATATATTTCTTCCACCTTTTTGTATATAACCGTAACTTCTGCGTTCGATTCCTTGTGCGCTTCAAGAACGTCTTGATAGTTGATATTACAAATGTTTTGAGAGCCAGACACAAGAATATAGTCAGCATACGTACGATGAATAAAGTCAATGTTATTATGAAAATGCTGAAGGTCACCCCGGGAAATATCAGTCGGGTCGTTCCAATCGGGGGGTAAAATAAACAATCCGCCGCGCTTCCGATCTAATTCCCATGCCTTCCCCTGCTCCAGATGGTCCATTAGAGAACGATATTTGCGACGAGTGAATACGGCTACCGATTCAATCCGTGAATTCGTCATATTCGAAATCGCAAAGTCAATCATTCGGTAACGGCCCGCAAAGGGAACCGCTGCTCCGCACCTGAAATAAGTGAGTTCATCTAGTACATCCTGTTCATGATCTAAGTTTATAATGCCGGCCATACGATCCATGAGATTCTCCTCCTTAATGATTGGCTGCATAACTGGTTGCCATGACACTCCCTTCATCTGCAATTAATGTGATATCACTCTCAGGGGATGGGTTGCCGATTACAGCATTGTCCTCAATCACACTACCTTCCGCAATAATAGACCGATAGATTCTTACATTTTTACCTATTTTCACATTAGGCATAATCACTGAATCTTTCACAATCGACCCTTCATTCACATGTACTCCGTAAAATATGATCGACATTTCCACCTGGCCATAAATACGACACCCTTCATTGATCAGAGCTCCGCGTACGGTAGCTGCAGGAGAAATATACTGGGCAGGCTGGTTTGGATTCTTTGAGTATATTCTCCACGTTTGGTCATTCAGATTGAGATCAGGTTCTGCTTTCAGAAGATCCATATTGGCCTGCCACAAGCTTTCGACTGTACCGACATCTTTCCAATAGCCTTCAAAGGTGTAGGCCATCAGTTTCTTCTGATCAGCAAGCAAGGCAGGGATAATATCCTTTCCAAAATCATGAGAAGAATGACCTTTTTCTTCATCCTCGATCAGATACTTTTTCAAAACGTCCCAGCGAAAAATGTACACTCCCATGGAAGCGAGGTTGCTCATTGGATATTCTGGCTTCTCATCAAATTCTGTAATCCGTCCCTGGCCATCTGTGTTCATAATGCCGAAGCGGCTGGCTTCGTTCCAGGGTACTTCAATAACAGAGATGGTCGCATCCGCTCCACTGCCACGGTGGTAATCTAGCATTTCTCCATAATCCATTTTATAAATATGATCCCCGGACAGGATCAGGACGTGTTCAGGTTCATATTGGTTTAAAAAATCGATATTTCGATAGATTGCGTTGGCTGTTCCTGTGTACCAGCCGCCTCCCTCTGACTGCATATAGGGGGGAAGAACCGACACCCCGCCGTATTTACGATCTAAATCCCAGGAAGAGCCAATGCCAATATAATTATTTAATATTAGCGGTTCATATTGAGTCAGAACCCCCACGGTATCGATTCCAGAATTGGTGCAGTTGCTTAACGGAAAATCGATAATTCGATACTTTCCACCGAAGTATACGGCAGGTTTAGCGATCTTCTTAGTGAGTGATTTTAACCTTGTACCTTGACCACCAGCTAGAAGCATAGCGACGCATTCTTTACCTTTCATGGGACTCCTCCTTTGATTTCGATATACACTTCAGAAAACTTACCGCTAAGGGCGGAATCGTCATGTGAATATGGTGATCCTGTCCTTGCCAAGACTGCTTAGTCGTTTCTAGTTTGAGGCCATTCGTTTGGCCTGATCCTCCAAAATGAACCGCATCACTAGTAAAAACCTCTTTATATGTACCGTTTTCAGGTACACCGACCTTATAATCGCGATACACTTCCGGAGTAAAATTACAAACAACCACAAGCTGATCATTAGGTGATCGACTATTTCGCACAAAGGATATAATGCTTTGTTCAGCATTGTGCGGATCTATCCAGGAGAATCCCTCCTGCTCATGATCAAGCTCCCAAAGAGCAGGCATATCCTGATACAACTGATGCAGCTGCTGCATATAATTAAAGATTGACTTATGGGACTCATAATCCAAAAGTTCCCAGTCCAGGTCATCCATATCCTTCCATTCATCAAATTGTCCGTATTCACTTCCCATGAACAGGAGCTTTTTGCCTGGATGGGCATACATATAAGCGAGAAATAATCGTAGGTTTGCAAACTTTTGCCAATAATCACCGGGCATTTTATTGAGCAGCGACTTCTTTCCATGAACTACCTCATCATGGGAGATCGGGAGCACAAAGTTCTCAGAAAAAGCGTAATAAAGTGAGAAGGTCATTAAATGATGATGATGCTTTCGGTGAATCGGATCCAACTGCATATATTGGAGCATGTCATTCATCCATCCCATATTCCACTTATAATTGAACCCAAGTCCCCCTGTGTATGTAGGTGCACTAACAAGCGGCCACGATGTAGACTCCTCCGCCATCATCAACACATGGGGAACCTCCTCAAAGATGGCTTCGTTCATTTTCTTCAGGAAATCGACCGCTTCTATATTCTCTCTTCCTCCGTACTCATTGACGTCCCATTCGCCGCCTTCTTTCCCAAAATCCAGGTACAACATGCTCGCCACTGCGTCGACTCTCAGACCTTCCAGATGAAACTCTTTCAGCCAATAAATAGCGTTTGAGATGAGAAAACTCTGAACCTCATTTCTAGCAAAATCAAATGTTAGTGTTCCCCATTGAGGTTTTTCTGCCTTTTTCGTATCGGCATATTCGTACAAAGCTTCGCCGTCGAAGCGCCTTAGCCCGTGTTGGTCTTTACAAAAATGTCCAGGAACCCAGTCGAGGATCACCCCAATTCCATGTTCATGACACTGATCCACGAAATACCGGAAATCGTCCGGCGTTCCATATCTCGATGTGACAGCATAGTAACCAGTGGCCTGGTAGCCCCAGGAGCGGTCAAATGGATGCTCTGTCAAAGGTAAAAGTTCAATGTGTGTGTATCCAAGCTCTTTCACATAAGGAATCA encodes the following:
- the glgD gene encoding glucose-1-phosphate adenylyltransferase subunit GlgD; translated protein: MDRMAGIINLDHEQDVLDELTYFRCGAAVPFAGRYRMIDFAISNMTNSRIESVAVFTRRKYRSLMDHLEQGKAWELDRKRGGLFILPPDWNDPTDISRGDLQHFHNNIDFIHRTYADYILVSGSQNICNINYQDVLEAHKESNAEVTVIYKKVEEIYPEHNLAHKLSLDGNQRVTAIHNDKQSSNVYMDMYVIDKNFLHELIEEGIAHGSSHFFLDGIKGRLPDIHIHAYEYKGVHALINSVESYYRHSANLLNDAQHNELFKEESPIFTKVKNEAPSKYSPNSNVTNTLVANGCTVDGEVEDSILFRGVKIGEGAVVKNSIIMQRCEIGSGAVLENVILDKDCKISQGRTLIGAPEKPFVLAKRKTM
- a CDS encoding glucose-1-phosphate adenylyltransferase; this translates as MKGKECVAMLLAGGQGTRLKSLTKKIAKPAVYFGGKYRIIDFPLSNCTNSGIDTVGVLTQYEPLILNNYIGIGSSWDLDRKYGGVSVLPPYMQSEGGGWYTGTANAIYRNIDFLNQYEPEHVLILSGDHIYKMDYGEMLDYHRGSGADATISVIEVPWNEASRFGIMNTDGQGRITEFDEKPEYPMSNLASMGVYIFRWDVLKKYLIEDEEKGHSSHDFGKDIIPALLADQKKLMAYTFEGYWKDVGTVESLWQANMDLLKAEPDLNLNDQTWRIYSKNPNQPAQYISPAATVRGALINEGCRIYGQVEMSIIFYGVHVNEGSIVKDSVIMPNVKIGKNVRIYRSIIAEGSVIEDNAVIGNPSPESDITLIADEGSVMATSYAANH
- a CDS encoding glycogen/starch/alpha-glucan phosphorylase, giving the protein MFNSKEEFIQAFSEKLRTTLGKEVKTATEQDAYRSLGALVKDHINKYWLQTKQQYEKKQPKQVYYFSMEFLMGRLLSNNLLNLQVLSLVREGLTDLGFSLADLEEEENDAGLGNGGLGRLAACFLDSLASMGLPGHGYGIRYKYGMFDQKLIDGYQVELPDPWLTDSYIWEVRRPEEAVEVRFGGYVDTDITSEGLLTFEHKDYEQVRAVPYDVPVIGYQNETVHTLRLWSAEATHEDTLAQASKQTKFGNFLTQKRSLEEISDFLYPDDSHEEGKRLRLKQEYFLVSAGVQSVLRSFERLGLPLSSFPEKTALHINDTHPVLVIPELMRVLIDEKGLTWEDAWEITQSSVSYTNHTTLREALETWPIDLVRELFPRLYMIIEEINERFCQKVWTQDPGDFERIAQLAIIADGQVKMAHLAIVGSHSVNGVAKLHTEILKKREMKKFYDVFPERFNNKTNGITHRRWLMHANQSLADHITEAIGNRWVAQPERLLDLLAKKEDTAFLDQLGKVKQQNKNKLAAFIKDVTDITVDPQSLFDVHIKRLHGYKRQLLNALHIMYLYHELKSNPSFEMTPRTFIFAAKAAPSYHFAKKVIKLITTIADVVNNDPDVQGLMKVVFLPNYSVSLAERIIPATDVSEQISTASKEASGTGNMKLMMNGALTLGTMDGANVEIHELVGDNAIYTFGLSSEEVLHYAHRDGYSSREVYETDERVRRTIDQLVSYSPFSGGETEFQDLYDSLLTHNDEYFVLKDFASYIAAQQRIGYDYHQKRDWNVKSLKNIAYSGKFSSDLTIQKYASQIWNIQPVKILR
- the glgB gene encoding 1,4-alpha-glucan branching protein GlgB; translated protein: MVDETAIDHDIFLFHQGNLRYSYQLLGAHLMTVGGRAGVRFIVWAPNAEKVSVVGMFNDWDGRRHPMEKLNDNGLWCLFIPELARGTLYKYEILTADGHLQLKADPYAFASELRPHTASVVHPLDDYHWNDAHWMKRREGMNIYESPLSIYELHLGSWKNIETEVYYNYRDYAEMVIPYVKELGYTHIELLPLTEHPFDRSWGYQATGYYAVTSRYGTPDDFRYFVDQCHEHGIGVILDWVPGHFCKDQHGLRRFDGEALYEYADTKKAEKPQWGTLTFDFARNEVQSFLISNAIYWLKEFHLEGLRVDAVASMLYLDFGKEGGEWDVNEYGGRENIEAVDFLKKMNEAIFEEVPHVLMMAEESTSWPLVSAPTYTGGLGFNYKWNMGWMNDMLQYMQLDPIHRKHHHHLMTFSLYYAFSENFVLPISHDEVVHGKKSLLNKMPGDYWQKFANLRLFLAYMYAHPGKKLLFMGSEYGQFDEWKDMDDLDWELLDYESHKSIFNYMQQLHQLYQDMPALWELDHEQEGFSWIDPHNAEQSIISFVRNSRSPNDQLVVVCNFTPEVYRDYKVGVPENGTYKEVFTSDAVHFGGSGQTNGLKLETTKQSWQGQDHHIHMTIPPLAVSFLKCISKSKEESHER
- the glgA gene encoding glycogen synthase GlgA, giving the protein MNVLMVGSECTPFIKTGGLADVLGSLPQALVEQGHQVRVVLPKYEEMEEEWKSQLTLLHKLNIQIGWRNQYAGVEYLEYDGIPVYFIDNEYYFKRSNLYGYEDEAERFVFFNKAVLEMVRALDWSPDILHCHDWQTGLIPVFLHTHYQNDEKLNGMKTLFTIHNLKYQGVFADSVLHDLMDLDEKMMTEDRLEFFGDINFMKGALNYADAITTVSETYAKEIQTPYYGENLDGVLRKQSEWLAGIVNGINTKDYNPLSDESLAFPFRSSLSKKVQNKMWLQEKLQLPVRRDVPMIGIVSRLVEQKGFDLIARVMDELLYHEDIQLVLLGTGEYDYEKMFEWAQVKYPEKVSANIMFSESLSRQVYAASDMFLMPSRFEPCGIGQLIALRYLAVPIVRETGGLKDTVKPFNEQTEEGNGFTFANYNAHDMLFTIRRALELYHEEDVWKKLVKNMVKTQFPWKYSARRYGEVYQSTLQKQ